In Streptomyces sp. NBC_01717, one DNA window encodes the following:
- a CDS encoding sensor histidine kinase KdpD, whose protein sequence is MARGKLRIYLGAAPGVGKTYAMLSEAHRRVERGTDCVVGFVEHHNRPRTEVMLHGLEQVPRRAIEYRDTVFSEMDVDAVLDRAPAVALVDELAHTNVPGSRNAKRWQDVEELLQAGIDVVSTVNIQHLESLGDVVESITGVRQRETVPDEVVRRADQIELVDMSPQALRRRMAHGNIYKPDRIDASLSNYFRPGNLTALRELALLWVADRVDEYLQQYRGEHNISTTWQARERIVVGLTGGPEGRTLIRRASRMAAKGSGGEILAVYIARSDGLTSASPKELTAQRTLVEDLGGTFHHVIGDDIPSALLAFARGVNATQIVLGSSRRKAWQYIYGPGVGATVARESGPDLDVHIVTHNEVAKGRGLPIARGARLGRARIIWGWLTGVGGPVLLTLLLTRMTNGPGLANDVLLFLFMTVAAALLGGLLPALASAAVGSLLLNYWFTPPTHTLTVQDPRNLVAIVIFFAVAVSVASVVDLAARRTHQAARLRAESEILSFLAGSVLRGETALDALLDRVRETFAMESVALLERRSDVDPWTCAGSVGPAPVSRPEDADVDMPVGDHMALALSGRVLPAEDRRVLGAFAAQAAVVLDRQRLVGEAEEARRLAEGNRIRTALLAAVSHDLRTPLAAIKAAVSSLRSDDVAWSEADEAELLEGIENGADRLDHLVGNLLDMSRLQTGTVTPLIREIDLDEVVPMALGGVPEGSVDLDIPETLPMVAVDPGLLERAVANIVENAVKYSPDGERVTVAASALGSRVELRVADRGPGVPDEGKERIFEPFQRYGDAPRGAGVGLGLAVARGFVESMGGTLDAEDTPGGGMTMVLTLKAVSGYVPTGTDLPAQAVS, encoded by the coding sequence ATGGCACGCGGCAAGCTTCGGATCTACCTGGGCGCGGCACCGGGCGTCGGCAAGACGTACGCGATGCTCTCCGAGGCCCACCGTCGGGTGGAGCGGGGCACCGACTGCGTCGTCGGGTTCGTGGAACACCACAACCGGCCGCGCACCGAGGTGATGCTGCACGGCCTGGAGCAGGTCCCGCGCCGCGCGATCGAATACCGGGACACCGTCTTCAGCGAGATGGACGTCGACGCGGTCCTGGACCGTGCCCCGGCCGTCGCCCTGGTGGACGAACTGGCCCACACCAATGTGCCGGGCTCCCGCAACGCCAAACGCTGGCAGGACGTCGAAGAGCTCCTCCAGGCGGGCATCGACGTCGTCTCCACCGTCAACATCCAGCACCTGGAGTCGCTCGGCGACGTCGTCGAGTCCATAACCGGCGTGCGGCAGCGTGAGACCGTCCCCGACGAGGTCGTCCGCCGGGCGGACCAGATCGAGCTGGTCGACATGTCACCCCAGGCACTGCGCCGCCGGATGGCCCACGGCAACATCTACAAGCCGGACCGGATCGACGCGTCCCTGTCCAACTACTTCCGCCCGGGCAACCTCACCGCCCTGCGCGAGCTCGCCCTGCTCTGGGTCGCCGACCGGGTCGACGAGTACCTCCAGCAGTACCGCGGCGAACACAACATCAGCACCACCTGGCAGGCTCGCGAACGCATCGTCGTCGGGCTGACCGGCGGACCCGAGGGCCGTACGCTCATCCGCCGCGCGTCCCGGATGGCCGCAAAAGGCTCAGGGGGCGAGATCCTCGCCGTCTACATCGCCCGCAGCGACGGACTGACCTCCGCGTCGCCCAAGGAACTCACCGCTCAGCGCACCCTCGTCGAGGACCTCGGCGGTACGTTCCACCACGTCATCGGCGACGACATACCCTCGGCACTCCTCGCGTTCGCCCGGGGTGTCAACGCCACTCAGATCGTGCTCGGCTCCAGCCGCCGCAAGGCCTGGCAGTACATCTACGGCCCCGGCGTCGGCGCCACCGTCGCCCGCGAGTCCGGCCCCGACCTCGACGTCCACATCGTCACGCACAACGAGGTCGCCAAGGGCCGCGGACTGCCGATCGCCCGCGGCGCCCGGCTCGGCCGGGCCCGGATCATCTGGGGCTGGTTGACCGGGGTCGGCGGTCCGGTCCTGCTCACGCTGCTCCTGACCAGAATGACGAACGGTCCGGGGCTCGCCAACGACGTCCTGCTCTTCCTCTTCATGACGGTCGCAGCAGCCCTGCTCGGCGGGCTGCTGCCCGCCCTCGCGTCCGCGGCCGTCGGCTCGCTGCTGCTGAACTACTGGTTCACCCCGCCGACCCACACCCTGACGGTGCAGGACCCGAGGAACTTGGTCGCCATCGTGATCTTCTTCGCGGTCGCGGTGTCAGTTGCCTCCGTCGTCGACCTGGCGGCCCGCCGTACCCATCAGGCGGCCCGACTGCGAGCCGAGTCCGAGATCCTGTCCTTCCTGGCCGGCAGCGTGCTGCGGGGCGAGACCGCCCTGGACGCCCTGCTGGACCGGGTCCGCGAGACCTTCGCGATGGAGTCCGTGGCGCTCCTCGAGCGGCGCAGCGACGTCGACCCGTGGACCTGTGCGGGCAGTGTCGGCCCTGCGCCCGTCTCCCGCCCCGAGGACGCCGATGTGGACATGCCCGTGGGCGACCACATGGCGCTCGCGCTCTCCGGCCGGGTGCTGCCCGCCGAGGACCGCCGGGTACTCGGCGCGTTCGCCGCCCAGGCCGCCGTCGTACTCGACCGGCAGCGCCTGGTCGGGGAGGCGGAGGAGGCCCGTCGGCTCGCCGAGGGGAACCGGATAAGGACCGCGCTCCTCGCCGCCGTCAGCCACGATCTGCGGACCCCGCTGGCCGCCATCAAGGCCGCCGTCAGCTCGCTGCGCTCCGACGACGTTGCCTGGTCGGAGGCGGATGAGGCGGAGCTCCTCGAAGGCATCGAGAACGGCGCCGACCGGCTCGACCATCTGGTCGGCAACCTCCTCGACATGTCGAGGCTGCAGACCGGCACCGTCACCCCGCTGATCCGCGAGATCGACCTCGACGAGGTGGTCCCGATGGCGCTCGGAGGCGTACCGGAGGGCAGCGTCGACCTGGACATCCCGGAGACGCTGCCGATGGTCGCCGTCGACCCGGGGCTGCTGGAGCGGGCCGTCGCGAACATCGTCGAGAACGCCGTCAAGTACAGCCCCGACGGGGAGCGCGTCACCGTGGCCGCCAGCGCGCTCGGCTCCCGGGTCGAGCTCCGGGTGGCCGACCGCGGTCCCGGCGTCCCCGACGAGGGCAAGGAGCGGATCTTCGAACCCTTCCAGCGTTACGGCGACGCCCCGCGCGGCGCCGGCGTCGGCCTGGGGCTCGCCGTCGCCCGCGGCTTCGTGGAGTCCATGGGCGGCACTCTCGACGCCGAGGACACCCCCGGTGGTGGCATGACCATGGTCCTGACGCTCAAGGCGGTATCGGGATACGTTCCGACCGGTACCGATCTGCCCGCGCAGGCCGTCTCGTGA
- a CDS encoding class I SAM-dependent RNA methyltransferase, translated as MQNESTSSPAEDSQTGDSLIGEEYEVEVGPVAHGGHCIARTSEGQVLFVRHTLPGEKVIARITDGDKDSRFLRADAVTIIEPSKDRVEAPCPYAGPGKCGGCDWQHAKPGAQRRLKGEVIAEQLQRLAGLTPEEAGWDGTVMPAEGDKLPKGEVPAWRTRVQYAIDEDGRAGLRKHRSHDVEPIEHCMIAAPGVSELGIEKRDWTGMASVEAITATGSNDRQVILTPKPGARLPLVELDKPVSVLRVDEHDGGIHRVHGRGFVRERADDRTYRVGSGGFWQVHPQAANTLVRAVMQGLLPRKNDMALDLYCGVGLFAGAIGQRIGEKGAVLGIESGKRAVEDARHNLQDLDRVRIEHGKVDQILPRTGITECDLIVLDPPRAGAGKQTVKHLAGLGARRIAYVACDPAALARDLAYFREGGYKVRTLRAFDLFPMTSHVECVAILEPAQKGL; from the coding sequence ATGCAGAACGAATCCACCTCGTCGCCGGCCGAGGACTCGCAGACCGGGGACTCACTGATCGGCGAGGAATACGAGGTCGAGGTGGGCCCCGTCGCCCACGGCGGCCACTGCATCGCCCGTACCTCGGAGGGCCAGGTCCTCTTCGTACGGCACACGCTCCCCGGCGAAAAGGTCATCGCCCGGATCACCGACGGCGACAAGGACTCCCGCTTCCTGCGCGCCGACGCCGTCACGATCATCGAACCGTCCAAGGACCGCGTCGAGGCGCCCTGCCCGTACGCCGGCCCCGGCAAGTGCGGCGGCTGCGACTGGCAGCACGCCAAGCCCGGCGCCCAGCGCCGGCTCAAGGGCGAAGTCATCGCCGAACAGCTCCAGCGCCTCGCCGGGCTCACCCCCGAAGAGGCCGGCTGGGACGGCACGGTCATGCCGGCCGAGGGCGACAAGCTCCCGAAGGGCGAGGTGCCCGCCTGGCGCACCCGCGTCCAGTACGCCATCGACGAGGACGGCCGCGCCGGCCTGCGCAAGCACCGCTCGCACGACGTCGAGCCGATCGAGCACTGCATGATCGCGGCGCCCGGCGTCTCGGAACTCGGCATCGAGAAGCGCGACTGGACCGGCATGGCCTCGGTGGAAGCCATCACCGCCACCGGCTCCAACGACCGCCAGGTCATCCTCACCCCGAAGCCCGGCGCCCGGCTGCCGCTCGTCGAGCTCGACAAGCCGGTCTCCGTCCTGCGCGTCGACGAACACGACGGCGGCATCCACCGGGTCCACGGCCGCGGCTTCGTCCGCGAACGCGCCGACGACCGCACGTACCGCGTCGGCTCGGGCGGCTTCTGGCAGGTCCACCCGCAGGCTGCCAACACCCTCGTCCGCGCGGTCATGCAGGGCCTCCTGCCCCGCAAGAACGACATGGCCCTCGATCTCTACTGCGGCGTCGGCCTGTTCGCCGGCGCCATCGGTCAGCGCATCGGCGAGAAGGGCGCGGTCCTCGGCATCGAGTCCGGCAAGCGCGCCGTCGAGGACGCCCGCCACAACCTCCAGGACCTCGACCGGGTCCGCATCGAGCACGGCAAGGTCGACCAGATCCTGCCCCGCACCGGCATCACCGAGTGCGACCTGATCGTCCTCGACCCGCCGCGCGCGGGCGCGGGCAAGCAGACGGTGAAGCACCTCGCCGGCCTCGGCGCCCGCCGCATCGCCTACGTCGCCTGCGACCCGGCGGCACTCGCGCGCGACCTGGCGTACTTCCGCGAGGGCGGCTACAAGGTGCGGACGCTGCGGGCGTTCGACCTGTTCCCGATGACCTCGCACGTGGAGTGTGTGGCGATTCTTGAGCCGGCTCAGAAGGGCCTCTGA
- a CDS encoding DUF3159 domain-containing protein: MTSLDKPTPDTDRTDQQEADAKAVTEAALFEAFGGIRGMVETVLPGLLFVTIFTINKDLHTSAIAALAVSLVLVAVRLIRKDTVKHAFSGVFGVAFGVVFAMMTGNAKDFYLPGMIYTLGLALAYIVTTIAGVPLIGLILGPVFKENLSWRTRNPGRKKAYAKASWAWGLILLAKCAILFPLYWWADTAQLGWVLVALKIPPFLLAVYLTWVFLAKAPPPIDVFAEMEAEEQAEKARKEEAAAARNTEA, translated from the coding sequence GTGACGTCTCTCGACAAGCCGACACCCGATACGGACCGCACCGACCAGCAGGAGGCCGACGCGAAGGCGGTCACCGAAGCCGCGCTCTTCGAGGCGTTCGGCGGCATCCGGGGGATGGTGGAGACAGTCCTGCCCGGGCTGCTCTTCGTCACGATCTTCACCATCAACAAGGATCTGCACACCTCGGCCATCGCGGCCCTGGCCGTGTCCCTGGTCCTCGTCGCCGTACGGCTGATCCGCAAGGACACCGTCAAGCACGCCTTCAGCGGGGTCTTCGGCGTCGCCTTCGGTGTGGTCTTCGCGATGATGACGGGCAACGCCAAGGACTTCTACCTGCCCGGCATGATCTACACGCTGGGGCTGGCCCTCGCCTACATCGTCACGACGATCGCCGGGGTGCCGCTGATAGGGCTGATCCTCGGGCCGGTCTTCAAGGAGAACCTCTCCTGGCGCACCCGGAACCCCGGCCGAAAGAAGGCGTACGCCAAGGCCAGCTGGGCCTGGGGTCTGATACTGCTCGCCAAGTGCGCGATCCTCTTCCCGCTCTACTGGTGGGCCGACACCGCCCAGCTCGGCTGGGTCCTGGTCGCCCTGAAGATCCCGCCGTTCCTGCTCGCGGTGTACCTGACCTGGGTCTTCCTCGCCAAGGCGCCGCCGCCCATCGACGTCTTCGCCGAGATGGAGGCGGAGGAGCAGGCCGAGAAGGCCCGCAAGGAGGAAGCCGCCGCGGCCCGCAACACCGAGGCCTGA
- a CDS encoding APC family permease, with product MSKLTDVPKRILIGRALRSDKLGETLLPKRIALPVFASDPLSSVAYAPGEVLLVLSIAGVSAYHFSPWIAAAVVVLMFTVVASYRQNVHAYPSGGGDYEVATTNLGPKAGLTVASALLVDYVLTVAVSIASGVENLGSAIPFVVEHKTLCAIAAIVLLTLMNLRGVKESGKLFAIPTYLFVAGVFVMIVWGAFRGLVLGDTMHAPTSDYEIKPEHQGLAGFALVFLLLRAFSSGCAALTGVEAISNGVPAFRKPKSKNAATTLAMMGLLAVTMFCGIIGLAMATDVKMAENPAQDLIHNGAAVGSSFVQDPVISQVAAAVFGDGSFLFIILAGATALVLFLAANTAYNGFPLLGSILAQDRYLPRQLHTRGDRLAFSNGIVLLAGAAILLTWIYGADSTRLIQLYIVGVFVSFTLSQTGMVRHWNRHLRTEKDPAKRRHMIRSRAINTFGAFFTGLVLVVVLATKFTHGAWVALLGMVIFYGTMTAIRRHYDRVAEEIAADEAPSDDSMKPSRVHSIVLVSKLHRPTLRALAYAKLIRSDHLEALSISVDPAETKALKADWERRGINIPLKILDSPYREVTRPVIDYVKGLRRESPRDVVSVYIPEYVVGHWYEHLLHNQSALRLKGRLLFTPGVMVTSVPYQLESSEAAKKRARKRAEWNAPGSVRRGPVERRAKEPSSKS from the coding sequence GTGTCCAAACTGACCGACGTGCCCAAACGGATCCTGATCGGCCGGGCCTTGCGCAGCGACAAGCTGGGGGAAACGCTCCTCCCCAAGCGCATCGCCCTCCCCGTCTTCGCATCCGACCCGCTGTCCTCGGTGGCGTACGCACCAGGAGAAGTCCTCCTCGTGCTGTCCATCGCGGGCGTGTCGGCCTACCACTTCAGCCCGTGGATCGCGGCCGCCGTCGTGGTCCTGATGTTCACGGTCGTCGCCTCGTACCGGCAGAACGTGCATGCCTACCCGAGCGGCGGCGGCGACTACGAGGTCGCCACCACCAACCTCGGTCCCAAGGCCGGTCTGACCGTCGCCAGCGCCCTGCTGGTGGACTACGTCCTGACCGTGGCCGTGTCGATCGCCTCCGGCGTGGAGAACCTCGGCTCCGCGATCCCGTTCGTCGTCGAGCACAAGACGCTCTGCGCGATCGCGGCCATCGTGCTGCTGACCCTGATGAACCTGCGGGGCGTCAAGGAGTCCGGCAAGCTCTTCGCCATCCCCACGTATCTTTTCGTGGCCGGCGTCTTCGTCATGATCGTCTGGGGCGCGTTCCGCGGTCTTGTCCTCGGCGACACCATGCACGCCCCGACCTCGGACTACGAGATCAAGCCCGAGCACCAGGGCCTGGCCGGCTTCGCCCTCGTCTTCCTGCTGCTGCGGGCGTTCTCCTCCGGCTGTGCGGCGCTGACCGGCGTCGAGGCGATCAGCAATGGTGTGCCCGCCTTCCGCAAGCCGAAGAGCAAGAACGCCGCGACCACGCTCGCGATGATGGGCCTGCTGGCCGTCACGATGTTCTGCGGCATCATCGGCCTGGCCATGGCCACCGATGTGAAGATGGCCGAGAACCCGGCCCAGGACCTGATCCACAACGGCGCCGCCGTCGGTTCGAGCTTCGTCCAGGACCCGGTGATCTCCCAGGTGGCGGCCGCCGTCTTCGGTGACGGCTCGTTCCTCTTCATCATCCTCGCCGGGGCCACCGCACTCGTGCTCTTCCTGGCCGCCAACACCGCGTACAACGGCTTCCCGCTGCTCGGCTCGATCCTCGCCCAGGACCGGTACCTGCCCCGCCAGCTGCACACCCGCGGCGACCGGCTCGCCTTCTCCAACGGCATCGTGCTGCTGGCCGGCGCGGCCATCCTGCTCACCTGGATCTACGGCGCCGACTCGACCCGGCTGATCCAGCTGTACATCGTCGGTGTGTTCGTCTCCTTCACCCTCAGCCAGACCGGCATGGTCCGGCACTGGAACCGTCATCTGAGGACCGAGAAGGATCCGGCCAAGCGCCGCCACATGATCCGCTCCCGCGCGATCAACACTTTCGGCGCGTTCTTCACAGGCCTGGTGCTCGTCGTCGTACTCGCCACCAAATTCACCCACGGCGCCTGGGTGGCGCTGCTCGGCATGGTGATCTTCTACGGGACGATGACCGCGATCCGCAGGCACTACGACCGCGTCGCCGAGGAGATCGCCGCCGACGAGGCCCCCTCCGACGACAGCATGAAGCCCTCCCGGGTCCACTCGATCGTCCTGGTCTCCAAGCTGCACCGGCCCACGCTGCGCGCGCTCGCGTACGCCAAGCTGATCCGCTCCGACCATCTGGAGGCGCTGTCCATCAGCGTCGACCCGGCCGAGACCAAGGCGCTGAAGGCGGACTGGGAGCGGCGCGGCATCAACATCCCGCTGAAGATCCTCGACTCCCCGTACCGCGAGGTGACCCGGCCGGTCATCGACTACGTGAAGGGGCTGCGCCGGGAGAGCCCGCGCGACGTGGTCAGTGTCTACATCCCGGAGTACGTGGTCGGCCACTGGTACGAGCATCTGCTGCACAACCAGAGCGCCCTGCGCCTCAAGGGGCGGCTGCTGTTCACCCCGGGTGTGATGGTGACGTCGGTCCCGTACCAGCTGGAGTCCTCCGAGGCCGCGAAGAAGCGCGCCAGGAAGCGTGCGGAATGGAACGCTCCCGGATCGGTCCGCCGGGGCCCCGTGGAGCGCAGGGCCAAGGAGCCAAGCAGCAAGAGCTGA
- a CDS encoding response regulator translates to MTRVLVVDDEPQIVRALVINLKARKYEVDAAPDGATALQLAAARHPDVVVLDLGLPDMDGVEVIRGLRGWTRVPILVLSARHTSDEKVEALDAGADDYVTKPFGMDELLARLRASVRRAEPVGQDGADDIVMVETEGFTVDLAAKKVQREGRDVRLTPTEWHLLEVLVRNSGRLVSQKQLLQEVWGPSYGTETNYLRVYMAQLRRKLEADPSHPRHFVTEPGMGYRFERG, encoded by the coding sequence ATGACCCGGGTGCTTGTGGTCGACGACGAGCCGCAGATCGTACGCGCCCTCGTGATCAATCTGAAGGCACGCAAGTACGAGGTGGACGCGGCGCCCGACGGTGCGACCGCCCTCCAGCTCGCCGCCGCGCGCCACCCCGATGTCGTCGTCCTCGACCTCGGACTGCCGGACATGGACGGCGTGGAGGTGATCAGGGGGCTGCGCGGCTGGACCCGGGTGCCGATCCTGGTGCTCTCCGCCCGCCACACCTCCGACGAGAAGGTCGAGGCGCTGGACGCAGGAGCCGACGACTACGTCACCAAGCCGTTCGGCATGGACGAGCTGCTGGCCCGGCTGCGCGCCTCGGTCCGGCGGGCCGAACCGGTCGGCCAGGACGGCGCCGACGACATCGTGATGGTCGAGACCGAGGGGTTCACCGTCGACCTGGCGGCGAAGAAGGTCCAGCGCGAGGGACGCGACGTGCGGCTCACCCCGACCGAGTGGCATCTGCTGGAGGTGCTGGTGCGCAACAGCGGCCGGCTCGTCAGCCAGAAGCAGCTGCTGCAGGAGGTGTGGGGGCCTTCGTACGGCACCGAGACCAACTATCTGCGGGTCTACATGGCCCAGCTCCGGCGCAAGCTGGAGGCGGACCCCTCGCACCCCCGGCACTTCGTCACCGAACCGGGCATGGGTTACCGCTTCGAACGCGGCTGA
- a CDS encoding carbohydrate kinase family protein, whose product MARPQAPVSVTVLGECVADAFTDPARSSSDELALRALPGGGPANTAVALARLGTPTRFLGRFSHDVFGTLFRARLSASGVDLTGSVTAPEPSTLAVADLDDSGQATYTFYADSAADWQWTTDELAATQQDDAACLHTGSLALIRQPGGTRIEDHLAQAREHVTVSIDPNVRPLLVPPAAYRERLPHWCALADILRLSEDDLALLLPGAGAEEACDTWHAAGARLVVITLGGRGALASLDGLRVTVAAPAIDVVDTVGAGDSFTAGLLHRLAALGHLGGRLDALSLEDLTDACSFATRVAALTCSVPGANPPLADAVGLKAGVDGLLPHA is encoded by the coding sequence ATGGCCCGACCCCAGGCCCCCGTCAGTGTCACCGTCCTCGGCGAGTGCGTCGCCGACGCCTTCACCGACCCCGCCCGGTCCAGCTCCGATGAACTCGCACTGCGGGCCCTGCCCGGTGGCGGCCCCGCCAACACCGCCGTCGCTCTCGCCCGGCTCGGCACCCCCACCCGCTTCCTCGGCCGGTTCTCCCACGACGTCTTCGGCACCCTCTTCCGTGCCCGCCTCAGCGCCTCCGGCGTCGATCTGACCGGCAGCGTGACCGCTCCCGAGCCCAGCACCCTCGCCGTCGCCGACCTCGACGACTCCGGCCAGGCCACCTACACCTTCTACGCCGACAGCGCCGCCGACTGGCAGTGGACCACCGACGAACTCGCCGCCACCCAGCAGGACGACGCGGCCTGCCTGCACACGGGCTCCCTGGCACTCATACGCCAACCCGGCGGCACCCGCATCGAGGACCACCTCGCCCAGGCACGCGAGCACGTCACCGTGTCCATCGACCCCAACGTCCGCCCCCTGCTCGTACCCCCCGCCGCCTACCGCGAACGGCTCCCCCACTGGTGCGCCCTCGCCGACATCCTTCGCCTCAGCGAGGACGACCTCGCGCTGCTCCTGCCCGGTGCTGGCGCCGAGGAGGCGTGCGACACCTGGCACGCCGCCGGCGCGCGCCTCGTCGTCATCACCTTGGGCGGACGGGGCGCCCTCGCCTCCCTCGACGGTCTCCGCGTCACCGTCGCGGCCCCGGCCATCGACGTCGTCGACACCGTCGGCGCCGGGGACTCCTTCACCGCGGGCCTGCTCCACCGGCTCGCCGCCCTCGGCCACCTCGGCGGCCGACTCGACGCACTGAGCCTCGAAGACCTGACCGACGCCTGCTCCTTCGCCACTCGCGTCGCCGCCCTGACCTGCTCAGTCCCCGGCGCGAACCCGCCTCTGGCGGATGCAGTGGGGCTGAAAGCCGGGGTGGATGGGCTCCTGCCCCATGCCTGA
- a CDS encoding potassium channel family protein: MHIVIMGCGRVGAALAQTLEQQGHTVAVIDQDPTAFRRLGSGFGGRRVTGVGFDQDTLREAGIEEAGAFAAVSSGDNSNIIAARVAREMFGIENVAARIYDPRRAEVYQRLGIPTVATVRWTADQMLRRLLPSGAEPLWRDPSGGVQLAEVHTTPSWIGHKISTLQEETGVRVAFLTRLGEAILPSSQTVLQEGDLVHVMMRTDEIAKVEAAFAEGPEEGGH, encoded by the coding sequence GTGCACATCGTCATCATGGGCTGCGGGCGAGTAGGAGCCGCTCTCGCGCAGACCCTGGAGCAGCAGGGGCACACGGTCGCCGTGATCGACCAGGACCCCACGGCGTTCCGCCGTCTCGGGTCGGGGTTCGGTGGCCGGCGCGTCACCGGCGTCGGTTTCGACCAGGACACCCTCCGTGAGGCGGGTATCGAGGAGGCCGGCGCGTTCGCCGCGGTGAGCAGCGGCGACAACTCGAACATCATCGCCGCCCGGGTGGCCCGCGAGATGTTCGGCATCGAGAACGTCGCGGCGCGGATCTACGACCCGCGGCGCGCCGAGGTCTACCAGCGCCTCGGCATCCCCACGGTCGCCACCGTGCGCTGGACGGCGGACCAGATGCTGCGGCGGCTGCTGCCCTCGGGCGCCGAGCCGCTGTGGCGCGACCCGAGCGGCGGTGTTCAGCTCGCCGAGGTGCACACCACCCCGTCCTGGATCGGACACAAGATCAGCACGCTGCAGGAGGAGACGGGCGTCCGCGTGGCGTTCCTCACCCGACTGGGCGAAGCCATTCTGCCGTCGTCGCAGACGGTGCTGCAGGAGGGCGATCTCGTCCACGTGATGATGCGTACGGACGAGATCGCGAAGGTCGAGGCGGCCTTCGCCGAGGGTCCTGAGGAGGGCGGTCACTGA
- a CDS encoding potassium channel family protein: MRVAIAGAGAVGRSIAGELLENGHEVLLVDKAPTAISVERVPMAEWLLADACEITSLDEAALQRCNVVIAATGDDKVNLVVSLLAKTEYGVPRVVARVNNPKNEWLFNESWGVDVAVSTPRLMSALVEEAVSVGDLVRLLRFSHGDANLVELTLPPESALAGTQVGDVAWPEDTSLVTIIRGTRVLTPGSEETLEAGDELLFVAAQAREEQLEDLLSVRREVTDD, encoded by the coding sequence ATGCGTGTCGCGATTGCCGGGGCCGGCGCGGTGGGCCGCTCCATCGCCGGCGAGCTGCTGGAGAACGGCCACGAGGTGCTTCTCGTGGACAAGGCGCCGACCGCCATTTCGGTGGAGCGGGTGCCCATGGCCGAGTGGCTGCTCGCGGATGCCTGCGAGATCACCTCGCTGGACGAGGCGGCGCTCCAGCGCTGCAACGTGGTGATCGCCGCGACCGGCGACGACAAGGTGAACCTGGTCGTCTCGCTGCTCGCGAAGACCGAGTACGGCGTGCCTCGGGTCGTCGCCCGGGTCAACAACCCGAAGAACGAGTGGCTGTTCAACGAGTCCTGGGGCGTCGATGTCGCGGTCTCCACGCCGCGTCTGATGTCCGCACTCGTCGAGGAGGCGGTGAGCGTCGGCGATCTGGTCCGGCTGCTGCGCTTCAGCCACGGCGACGCCAACCTGGTCGAACTGACGCTGCCCCCGGAGTCGGCGCTGGCCGGTACCCAGGTCGGCGATGTGGCGTGGCCCGAGGACACCTCGCTGGTCACCATCATCCGCGGTACGCGGGTGCTGACCCCGGGCTCGGAGGAGACGCTGGAGGCCGGTGACGAGCTGCTGTTCGTGGCCGCCCAGGCGCGCGAGGAGCAGCTGGAGGACCTGCTGTCGGTGCGTCGCGAGGTCACCGACGACTGA
- a CDS encoding OB-fold nucleic acid binding domain-containing protein, with product MSAVPRSEKAERPSGRFRRMLDRLSSSQQDLESEELQEDSQASGCTRISDCNDRQIVKVTGTLRTVTLRPRAGVPALEAELFDGTAPLDVVWLGRRSIVGIEPGRKLIASGRIAMSHGRRVLFNPKYELRPLGKE from the coding sequence ATGAGTGCTGTCCCTCGTTCCGAGAAGGCGGAGCGGCCGTCCGGCCGCTTCCGTCGGATGCTCGACCGGCTGTCCAGCTCCCAGCAAGACCTGGAATCGGAGGAGCTGCAGGAGGACTCGCAGGCATCGGGATGCACGCGGATCTCCGACTGCAACGACCGCCAGATCGTCAAGGTGACTGGTACCTTGCGGACCGTCACCCTGCGGCCGCGCGCCGGAGTGCCCGCCCTGGAAGCGGAGCTCTTCGACGGCACCGCCCCGCTGGACGTGGTCTGGCTGGGCCGGCGTTCCATCGTGGGCATAGAGCCGGGCCGTAAGCTCATCGCCTCCGGCCGGATCGCCATGAGTCACGGACGCCGGGTGCTGTTCAACCCCAAATACGAACTCCGACCGCTCGGCAAGGAGTAG